From the Acidobacteriota bacterium genome, one window contains:
- a CDS encoding ABC transporter permease, with amino-acid sequence MKDLRWRRVRAMARKEAWHILRDKRSLLMALALPALMLLLFGWALTLDVDRLPILVLDQDRTPASRELVSLFQGSRYFEILGEAHDYAQLEAFINRGRALGGLAIQRGFQRDLQRGLRPAVQFLLDGSDSNTASIGLGYAENVVADFSRRTDLSPSGAWVEGKPRPPLELRQRIWYNAELESKNYVVPGLVAVILMLIAALLTSLTIAREQESGTLEQLLSTPVRPGEIILGKMAAYFALGIIDALIAVVMGVAVFQVPLRGSLLLLAAGCALYLFGALCWGILISAAADSQLLAFQLGMMSSFLPAFLLSGFVFAIDNMPGPIQAFTHLVPARYFVSILRGIFLKASGLQVLAWEFVLLTIFGLLVFLAATRSLSRKAVT; translated from the coding sequence ATGAAAGACCTCCGCTGGCGGCGCGTGCGGGCCATGGCCCGCAAGGAGGCCTGGCACATCCTGCGCGACAAGCGCAGCCTGCTCATGGCCCTGGCCCTTCCCGCCCTCATGCTGCTGCTCTTCGGCTGGGCCCTCACGCTCGACGTCGACCGTCTCCCCATCCTGGTGCTCGATCAGGACCGTACGCCGGCTTCGCGTGAGCTTGTTTCCCTCTTCCAGGGTTCGCGCTATTTCGAGATCTTGGGAGAAGCCCACGACTATGCCCAGTTGGAAGCCTTCATCAACCGGGGACGCGCCCTGGGAGGACTGGCCATCCAGCGGGGCTTTCAAAGAGACCTGCAGCGAGGTCTGCGCCCGGCCGTCCAGTTCCTGCTCGACGGCTCCGACTCCAACACTGCCTCCATCGGACTGGGCTACGCCGAGAACGTCGTCGCCGACTTCTCAAGGCGCACCGATTTATCCCCATCCGGCGCCTGGGTGGAAGGCAAGCCGAGACCTCCCCTGGAGCTGCGCCAGCGCATTTGGTACAACGCCGAACTGGAATCGAAGAACTACGTCGTACCGGGCCTGGTGGCCGTCATCCTGATGCTGATCGCAGCCCTGCTCACCTCGTTGACCATCGCACGCGAGCAGGAGAGCGGCACCCTGGAGCAACTCCTCTCCACACCGGTCCGACCCGGCGAGATCATCCTGGGCAAGATGGCCGCTTACTTCGCCCTGGGCATCATCGACGCCCTCATCGCCGTCGTCATGGGGGTAGCCGTCTTCCAGGTGCCGCTGCGCGGCAGCCTGCTGCTGCTGGCGGCCGGATGCGCCCTCTATCTCTTCGGAGCCTTGTGCTGGGGAATCCTCATCTCGGCCGCCGCCGACTCTCAGCTTCTGGCCTTCCAGTTGGGCATGATGAGTTCCTTCCTTCCTGCCTTCCTGCTGTCGGGATTCGTCTTCGCCATCGACAACATGCCCGGGCCCATTCAAGCCTTTACCCACCTGGTGCCGGCCCGCTACTTCGTCTCCATCCTGCGGGGGATCTTCCTCAAGGCATCAGGACTGCAGGTGCTGGCCTGGGAATTCGTCCTGCTGACGATCTTCGGCTTGCTCGTCTTCTTGGCGGCCACCCGCAGCCTCTCGCGCAAGGCGGTCACATGA
- a CDS encoding NADP-dependent oxidoreductase — protein MTVNRQWQLVSRPEGRLEESDFKWVEGGLDPLQQGQVRVRVIYLSLDPANRGWANEEPSYREPVQLNRVMDGIAVGQVEESKHSGFKKGDHVQGLLGWQEYAALAGEQLTKLPELPVPLTAYLGVLGHIGLTAYFGLLDVADPKEGETLVVSAAAGAVGSLVGQIGKIKGCRVIGIAGSGEKCRWITEDLGFDASINYKSEDVYERLEETCPQGIDIYFENVGGKILDAVLARMNRYGRIPVCGLISQYNATEPVPGPYNFVRILTQRLKVQGFIVMDYLNRSDEAFQHLAPWLMEGRLKYRLDVREGLQNAPQALNDLFEGANQGKLILQVGPES, from the coding sequence ATGACGGTCAATCGGCAATGGCAGTTGGTCTCCCGTCCCGAGGGGCGGCTCGAGGAATCGGACTTCAAGTGGGTGGAGGGCGGACTGGATCCCCTGCAGCAAGGCCAAGTGCGGGTGCGGGTCATCTACCTCTCCTTGGATCCGGCCAACCGCGGATGGGCCAACGAGGAACCCTCCTACCGGGAGCCGGTTCAGCTCAACCGGGTCATGGACGGCATCGCCGTGGGCCAGGTGGAGGAATCCAAGCATTCCGGCTTCAAAAAGGGCGATCATGTCCAAGGCCTGCTGGGATGGCAGGAGTACGCCGCGCTGGCGGGCGAGCAACTGACCAAACTGCCCGAGCTGCCCGTCCCCCTGACCGCCTACCTGGGAGTGCTGGGGCACATCGGGCTGACGGCCTACTTCGGACTGCTGGATGTGGCCGATCCAAAGGAGGGAGAGACGCTGGTGGTCTCAGCCGCCGCCGGAGCGGTCGGTTCGCTGGTGGGACAGATCGGCAAGATCAAGGGCTGCCGCGTCATCGGCATCGCCGGAAGCGGCGAAAAATGCCGTTGGATCACTGAAGACCTGGGATTCGACGCCTCCATCAACTACAAGAGCGAGGACGTCTACGAGCGCCTCGAGGAAACCTGTCCCCAGGGCATCGACATCTACTTCGAAAACGTGGGCGGAAAGATTCTGGACGCCGTCTTGGCGCGCATGAACCGCTACGGGCGCATCCCCGTCTGCGGACTCATCTCCCAGTACAACGCCACAGAGCCGGTCCCAGGTCCCTACAACTTCGTGCGCATCCTCACCCAGCGCCTCAAGGTGCAGGGCTTTATCGTGATGGATTACCTGAACCGCAGCGACGAGGCCTTCCAGCACTTGGCTCCCTGGCTGATGGAAGGCCGCCTCAAGTACCGCCTGGACGTCCGCGAGGGACTGCAAAACGCGCCCCAAGCCCTCAACGACCTCTTCGAAGGCGCCAACCAGGGCAAACTCATCCTGCAAGTCGGTCCCGAGTCATAG
- a CDS encoding efflux RND transporter periplasmic adaptor subunit translates to MKKTGLALLVLAGLAVTAWLLWPVPQASDRISLTGNIEMTEVQVAFKRAGRIEEIRVAEGEPVEAGSLLASLDDEELRQRRREALAALKAASARVDELRAQRAFQQESLESTVEERQSALQAQRSLLQELLSGTRKQEIEEADAALRRARSRLSKAESDYKRAQPLVEHEDISRQQFDQVETAYQTAQAEAEQASQRLDLLREGPRQEDIEAARSRVRQAQAQLRLAQAGSLDIERLSRSIETARAEIERAQARVSQIESQLDDTQALSPIDGVVLLKSGQAGEVVAAGTPILSLGDYARPWMRAYIPENLLGRVKLGSPVQVSTDSYPGKVYRGEITFIASEAEFTPRQVLTPEQRSRLVYRIKISLENPRGELKLNMPCDVEIPLQPARQDLNEEEPAA, encoded by the coding sequence ATGAAGAAGACTGGGTTGGCTTTGCTCGTCCTGGCCGGGCTGGCAGTCACGGCCTGGCTGCTGTGGCCTGTCCCGCAAGCGAGCGACAGAATCAGCCTCACCGGCAACATTGAGATGACTGAAGTCCAGGTGGCTTTCAAAAGGGCCGGCCGAATCGAAGAGATCAGGGTCGCGGAGGGCGAACCGGTAGAGGCGGGCAGCCTGCTGGCCAGCCTGGACGATGAGGAGTTGCGGCAGCGGCGCCGGGAAGCCTTGGCGGCACTCAAGGCGGCCTCGGCTCGGGTTGACGAATTGAGGGCCCAGAGAGCCTTCCAGCAGGAGAGCCTGGAAAGCACCGTGGAGGAGCGCCAATCGGCCCTGCAGGCTCAGCGCTCCCTGCTGCAAGAGTTGCTCTCAGGCACCCGAAAGCAGGAGATCGAAGAGGCTGACGCCGCCCTCAGGCGGGCCCGCTCCAGGCTGTCCAAGGCCGAGAGCGACTACAAGCGCGCCCAGCCGCTGGTGGAGCACGAAGACATCTCGCGCCAGCAATTCGACCAGGTCGAAACGGCCTACCAAACCGCTCAGGCCGAGGCGGAGCAGGCCAGCCAGCGCCTCGACCTGTTGCGGGAGGGTCCTCGCCAAGAAGACATCGAGGCAGCCCGGTCGCGAGTCCGACAGGCCCAGGCCCAACTCAGGCTGGCGCAGGCTGGAAGCCTGGACATCGAACGCCTCTCGCGCTCCATCGAGACCGCTCGGGCTGAGATCGAACGGGCCCAAGCGCGGGTCAGCCAGATCGAATCCCAGTTGGACGACACGCAAGCCTTGTCTCCTATCGACGGCGTGGTGCTCTTGAAGAGCGGCCAAGCGGGCGAAGTGGTGGCAGCGGGCACCCCCATCCTCAGCCTGGGAGACTATGCCCGGCCCTGGATGCGCGCCTACATTCCCGAAAACCTGCTGGGACGGGTCAAGTTGGGCTCGCCGGTGCAGGTCAGCACCGATTCCTATCCGGGCAAGGTCTACCGCGGAGAGATCACCTTCATCGCCTCTGAGGCCGAGTTCACGCCCCGTCAGGTGCTGACCCCGGAGCAGCGTTCGCGGCTTGTCTACCGCATCAAGATCAGCCTCGAGAATCCGCGGGGCGAACTCAAGCTCAACATGCCCTGCGACGTCGAGATCCCCTTGCAGCCTGCCCGACAAGACCTGAACGAGGAGGAACCAGCGGCATGA
- a CDS encoding ABC transporter ATP-binding protein has translation MSREAAVVCRDLRKRFGNLEAVGGLDLRVERGEIFGLVGPDGAGKTTTFRMLCGLLAPDGGQALVDGHRIEAGKRPGYQLKDSLGYMPQRFGLYFDLSVEENMRFYADLFGLDPKTLSERGSRLLQMTRLQDFLSRPAGKLSGGMKQKLGLTCALLHQPRILLLDEPTNGVDPVSRREFWRILSGLTDQGITILLATAYLDEAERCDRVGLMYEGRLVACDKPGQLRRARASGMEEELPSMEETFVALVRQQHLDNSRDQQSEARS, from the coding sequence ATGAGCCGGGAGGCGGCGGTCGTGTGCCGGGATCTGCGCAAGCGCTTCGGCAATCTGGAAGCGGTTGGCGGCCTTGACCTGCGCGTTGAGCGGGGCGAGATCTTCGGTCTGGTGGGACCCGACGGAGCCGGCAAGACCACCACTTTCCGCATGCTCTGCGGACTGTTGGCGCCCGATGGCGGCCAAGCCCTGGTGGACGGCCACCGCATCGAAGCGGGCAAGCGGCCCGGATACCAGCTCAAGGACAGCCTGGGCTACATGCCCCAGCGCTTTGGACTCTACTTCGACCTCAGCGTGGAGGAGAATATGCGCTTCTACGCCGACCTGTTCGGGCTGGACCCGAAAACCCTGAGTGAGCGGGGAAGCCGGCTGCTGCAGATGACCCGCCTGCAGGACTTTCTCTCGCGCCCGGCCGGAAAACTGTCGGGAGGAATGAAACAGAAGTTGGGTCTGACCTGCGCGCTGCTGCACCAGCCGCGGATCTTGTTGCTGGACGAGCCCACCAACGGCGTCGACCCCGTCTCGCGGCGCGAGTTCTGGAGAATCCTCAGCGGCTTGACGGACCAGGGCATCACCATCCTGCTGGCCACCGCCTACCTGGACGAAGCCGAACGCTGCGACCGGGTGGGGCTGATGTACGAGGGGCGTCTGGTGGCTTGCGACAAGCCCGGCCAACTGCGCCGCGCCCGGGCCTCGGGCATGGAAGAAGAGCTGCCCTCCATGGAAGAAACCTTTGTCGCCCTGGTGCGGCAACAGCACCTCGACAATAGCCGAGACCAGCAAAGCGAGGCCCGTTCATGA
- a CDS encoding ABC transporter permease codes for MNLGRIRHIILKEILVTFRDAKMRAMLIGPPLLQLIIFGYAVNLDVGLSRLAWLDRDGTAQSRELAGALQGSRYFRISRQPANERQMESLLERGSVTAAVHVMPGFGRDVISGRPGAVQVLVDGSDSNTASIVSGYLTRALNQAGARLRPTEATTLQRVELRSRVWFNPDLRSQDYFVPGVVVNIIGLVTILLTSMAVVREKEIGTLEQLMVTPISRLELMLGKTLPFAVVGLAEMALVTLTALLVFDIPLAGSWSMLLLGSALFIPTTLGVGLLISTVSNTQQQAVMGSFFFFLPSFLLSGFAFPIRNMPEPVQWITLANPMRYFLELVRGVFLKGTGLEILWPQCLVLTLMAAATIALSTWRFQKRNQ; via the coding sequence ATGAACCTGGGACGGATCCGCCACATCATCCTCAAGGAGATACTGGTCACCTTCCGGGACGCCAAGATGCGGGCCATGCTGATCGGGCCGCCGCTGCTTCAACTCATCATCTTCGGCTACGCCGTCAACCTCGACGTGGGACTCAGCCGTCTGGCCTGGCTGGACCGGGACGGAACTGCCCAATCGCGGGAACTGGCCGGAGCCTTGCAGGGCTCCCGCTACTTCCGCATCAGCCGACAGCCCGCAAACGAGCGCCAGATGGAATCGCTCCTGGAACGGGGCAGCGTGACCGCCGCGGTTCATGTGATGCCCGGCTTCGGCCGCGACGTCATCTCCGGCAGGCCGGGAGCCGTGCAGGTGCTGGTTGACGGATCGGACTCCAACACCGCCTCCATCGTCTCCGGCTATCTGACCCGCGCGCTCAACCAGGCCGGCGCCCGGCTTCGGCCCACCGAGGCGACCACCCTGCAGCGGGTGGAGCTGCGCAGCCGCGTCTGGTTCAATCCCGACCTGCGCAGCCAGGACTACTTCGTGCCCGGAGTGGTGGTCAACATCATCGGACTGGTGACCATCCTTCTCACTTCGATGGCCGTGGTGAGGGAAAAGGAAATCGGCACCCTGGAGCAGTTGATGGTGACCCCCATCAGCCGCCTCGAACTGATGCTGGGCAAGACGCTGCCTTTCGCCGTGGTGGGGTTGGCCGAGATGGCCCTGGTTACGCTGACGGCCCTGCTGGTGTTCGACATCCCGCTGGCAGGATCGTGGAGCATGCTGCTGCTGGGATCGGCCCTCTTCATCCCTACCACCCTGGGAGTGGGACTTCTCATCTCGACGGTTTCCAATACCCAGCAGCAGGCCGTGATGGGATCGTTTTTCTTCTTCCTGCCCTCGTTTCTACTGAGCGGATTCGCCTTTCCCATCCGCAACATGCCCGAACCAGTCCAGTGGATCACCCTGGCCAATCCCATGCGCTATTTTCTCGAGCTGGTGCGGGGCGTCTTTCTCAAGGGCACCGGACTGGAAATCCTGTGGCCGCAATGCCTGGTCCTGACGCTGATGGCCGCCGCCACCATCGCCCTCAGCACCTGGCGCTTCCAAAAGCGAAACCAGTGA
- a CDS encoding secondary thiamine-phosphate synthase enzyme YjbQ, whose protein sequence is MAWTQRQVRLKPRRRGFHLITREVVEQLPELEEYSVGLLHVFILHTSASLSLNENASPDVRGDMERHFDRMVPENQPYYEHTLEGPDDMPAHIKASLLGSGLTLPISDGKLKLGTWQGLYLCEHRNNGGARELVLTLWGEKRS, encoded by the coding sequence ATGGCGTGGACGCAAAGACAAGTACGGCTCAAGCCCCGTCGACGCGGGTTTCACCTGATTACGCGGGAGGTCGTGGAGCAGTTGCCGGAGCTGGAGGAGTACAGCGTGGGGCTGCTTCATGTGTTCATCCTCCACACCTCGGCCTCGCTCTCCCTCAACGAAAACGCCTCGCCCGACGTGCGCGGGGACATGGAGCGCCATTTCGACCGCATGGTCCCGGAAAATCAGCCATACTATGAACACACCTTGGAAGGGCCGGACGACATGCCGGCCCACATCAAGGCCTCCTTGCTGGGCAGCGGGCTGACGCTTCCCATCAGCGACGGCAAGTTGAAGCTGGGCACCTGGCAGGGTCTTTACTTGTGTGAGCACCGCAACAACGGCGGCGCCCGCGAGCTCGTCCTCACCCTGTGGGGCGAGAAGCGTAGTTGA
- a CDS encoding ABC transporter ATP-binding protein gives MSVIGVSGLRFRYPRAAEEALKGFDFEIREGEIFGFLGPSGSGKSTTQKILTGLLPEFEGQATVLGQGIGKWGRGLYQRVGISFEYPTHFLKLTALENLSYYGALFEGERRSPQQVLEWVGLGGEGQKRVEEYSKGMKNRLSLARSLLHRPDVLFLDEPTAGLDPKNARLVRDLIRQENENGCTVFLTSHDMHLVDALCHRAAFLVEGRISTVGVPGDLKLRHGKREVNLRYEAEGEVEEAAFSLEGLGDNPEFLALLRSGRVLTMHSREATLEDVFIEVTGEYLH, from the coding sequence ATGAGCGTGATTGGAGTCAGCGGCTTGAGATTCCGCTATCCCCGCGCGGCCGAGGAGGCGCTGAAGGGTTTTGACTTCGAGATACGGGAAGGCGAGATCTTCGGCTTCCTGGGGCCCAGCGGGTCGGGCAAGTCGACCACCCAGAAAATCCTGACCGGATTGCTGCCGGAATTCGAGGGGCAGGCCACGGTCCTGGGACAAGGCATCGGCAAGTGGGGGCGAGGACTCTACCAGAGAGTCGGGATTTCCTTCGAGTATCCAACCCATTTCTTGAAGCTCACGGCCCTGGAGAATTTGAGCTACTACGGAGCGCTCTTCGAAGGAGAGCGGCGCTCGCCTCAGCAGGTATTGGAGTGGGTGGGGCTGGGAGGCGAAGGCCAGAAGCGGGTGGAGGAGTATTCCAAGGGCATGAAGAACCGGCTCAGCCTGGCCCGCTCCCTGCTTCACAGGCCCGACGTCCTCTTTCTGGACGAGCCCACAGCCGGACTCGACCCCAAGAACGCCCGCCTGGTGCGGGACTTGATCAGGCAGGAAAACGAGAACGGCTGCACCGTCTTTCTCACCAGCCACGACATGCACCTGGTGGACGCGCTCTGCCACCGGGCCGCTTTCCTGGTGGAGGGGCGTATTTCAACCGTGGGCGTCCCCGGAGATTTGAAGCTGAGGCACGGGAAGAGGGAAGTCAACCTCCGTTACGAGGCCGAGGGGGAAGTCGAAGAGGCCGCCTTCAGCCTTGAGGGGCTGGGGGACAATCCCGAGTTCCTGGCCTTGTTGCGTTCGGGACGCGTGCTCACCATGCATTCGCGCGAGGCGACCCTGGAGGACGTCTTCATCGAGGTCACCGGCGAATACCTGCACTAG
- a CDS encoding TolC family protein: MRRLLTVAFSLLLGTAPSVEAADTLRLSLAEAVQMALAPQGNLRVEAARADLEAARARTDISRGALLPHLRALVDQRRLTRNLEALGLRDQGGNFRPPRLVGPFSTFDARAQIDQTVFDWSALKELQASEASAEGALHDLERTRDLVAAEVCRIYLQALRARADLEAAQADVELARSLLETAGRRLQAGTGIRLEETRAAVQLSNQQQRLLVAQNRLGRAYLHLQRVIGAEIGAPIELTDRLERDSAPLMDARQADETARASRPDLKALEDQVRSAQRRVRAAWARHLPSVAAFADYGSSGIYADDSLPTWTLGLRLDIPIFQGGRLKAQQAEARALLRRRQALLQDLRQEVELEVRLALTGARLADQQVQVSREGLDLAQEELERAQRRYRAGVANSLEVTEAQASLERARENYNSALFESGTARVELRAAIGTIRSHLGPIGQREE, from the coding sequence ATGAGACGACTATTGACCGTAGCGTTTTCGCTCCTGCTGGGGACGGCGCCCAGCGTTGAGGCTGCCGACACCCTTCGCCTCAGCTTGGCCGAGGCCGTCCAGATGGCGCTTGCTCCCCAGGGCAACCTCAGGGTGGAAGCGGCCCGCGCCGATCTGGAAGCGGCACGGGCCAGGACTGACATCAGCCGTGGGGCCCTGCTTCCTCACCTGCGGGCTCTCGTCGACCAGCGGCGGCTGACCCGCAATCTGGAAGCTCTAGGCCTGCGCGACCAGGGAGGCAACTTCCGCCCGCCCCGGCTTGTCGGGCCCTTCAGCACCTTCGACGCCCGCGCCCAGATCGACCAAACGGTCTTCGACTGGAGTGCGCTGAAAGAGCTGCAAGCATCCGAGGCTTCGGCTGAGGGCGCCCTTCACGACCTGGAGCGCACCCGCGATCTGGTGGCTGCCGAGGTGTGCCGCATCTATTTGCAGGCCCTGCGGGCCCGGGCCGACCTTGAAGCCGCCCAGGCCGACGTTGAGCTGGCCCGTTCGCTCTTGGAAACAGCCGGGCGCCGCCTGCAAGCCGGCACAGGCATCCGCCTGGAGGAGACTCGGGCCGCTGTCCAACTGTCCAATCAGCAGCAGCGCCTGCTGGTGGCTCAGAACCGGCTGGGACGGGCCTACCTGCACCTGCAGCGCGTCATCGGAGCCGAAATCGGCGCACCCATCGAACTCACCGATCGGCTGGAGCGAGATTCTGCTCCCTTGATGGACGCCCGCCAGGCCGACGAGACGGCCCGCGCCTCGCGTCCTGACCTGAAAGCGCTCGAGGACCAGGTGCGCAGCGCTCAAAGACGTGTGCGGGCCGCCTGGGCCCGCCACCTGCCCTCGGTGGCGGCGTTCGCCGACTACGGTTCCAGCGGCATTTATGCCGATGATTCCCTGCCCACCTGGACGCTGGGCTTGCGCCTTGACATCCCCATTTTCCAGGGGGGACGCCTGAAGGCCCAGCAAGCCGAAGCGAGGGCGCTGCTGCGGCGCCGCCAAGCCCTCCTGCAAGACCTGCGCCAGGAAGTCGAGCTGGAAGTGCGCCTGGCCCTGACCGGGGCCCGCCTGGCCGACCAGCAGGTGCAGGTGTCGCGAGAAGGTCTGGACCTGGCACAAGAAGAACTGGAGCGGGCGCAACGCCGCTACCGGGCCGGCGTGGCCAATTCGCTGGAGGTCACCGAAGCTCAAGCCAGCCTGGAGCGCGCACGCGAGAACTATAATTCGGCGCTCTTCGAAAGCGGCACGGCCCGCGTCGAACTGCGGGCTGCCATCGGAACCATCAGGAGCCATTTGGGACCGATCGGGCAGAGGGAGGAATAG
- a CDS encoding TetR/AcrR family transcriptional regulator gives MQQGAAQNKIRQAAEEAFFRDGIRAVTMDELARRLGMSKRTLYQHFDSKRALLREVLLGRTRHIDQVLRDATARQYGDFAEKLRVVLKRLAQALPQPSQRFFRDLRGGAPEVWQELVQERERILSSHFRRLLQEGRQQHALREDLSTDLILRIFLSMVQGLITPQVLAELPLSAGQVLDRIVAVLMTGILTPGRDGKGEKRQLTGENDA, from the coding sequence TTGCAACAAGGCGCAGCGCAGAACAAGATCAGACAGGCGGCCGAGGAGGCCTTCTTCAGGGACGGCATCCGGGCCGTGACCATGGACGAGTTGGCCCGGCGCCTGGGCATGAGCAAGCGGACGCTCTATCAGCACTTCGACTCCAAGCGAGCCCTGCTGCGGGAGGTGCTGCTGGGGCGAACCCGGCATATCGACCAGGTGCTGCGCGACGCCACGGCTCGGCAATACGGCGACTTCGCCGAAAAGCTGCGCGTCGTCCTCAAGCGCCTGGCCCAGGCCCTGCCCCAGCCTTCGCAGCGCTTCTTCCGCGATTTGCGCGGCGGCGCCCCCGAGGTGTGGCAGGAACTGGTGCAGGAACGCGAGCGGATACTCAGCTCTCATTTCCGCCGCCTGCTTCAAGAGGGCCGGCAGCAGCACGCTCTTCGCGAGGACCTCAGCACCGACCTCATCCTGCGCATCTTCCTCTCCATGGTTCAGGGACTGATCACGCCCCAGGTGCTGGCGGAACTGCCGCTTTCCGCCGGCCAGGTTCTGGATCGGATCGTCGCCGTCCTGATGACGGGTATCCTCACCCCGGGCAGGGACGGCAAAGGCGAAAAGCGGCAACTGACAGGTGAAAACGACGCATGA
- a CDS encoding site-2 protease family protein, giving the protein MKWSIKLGRLAGIDVYMHLTFVLILGWVGWIYYNQTGTLEGVLNGLVLILAVFGIVVLHELGHALTARRYGIETRDITLLPIGGVARLEKMPEDPRQELVVALAGPAVNVVLAVIFIASVVGLWGTGRLQDVEMVTGSFLTQMAAINVMLAAFNMLPAFPMDGGRVLRALLALRMDYVKATQVAASIGQGMALLFGFLGLLWNPFLIFIALFVWLGASEESGMVQIKSAMSGLPISHAMITEFRTLEASDSLRQGVDHLLAGFQHDFPVVDRDGELIGVLTRSDLISALRNQGEETRVHDVMQTDFQVAEPNEMMETVFNRLRQCTCRSLPILKDGRLVGMVTMDNLGEFMSIQGAAKIVESDSMPSSS; this is encoded by the coding sequence ATGAAATGGTCTATCAAGCTCGGCCGCCTGGCCGGGATCGACGTTTATATGCACCTCACCTTCGTCCTCATTCTGGGGTGGGTGGGATGGATTTACTACAACCAAACCGGGACTCTGGAGGGGGTTCTCAACGGTCTGGTCCTCATCCTGGCTGTCTTCGGAATCGTGGTTTTGCACGAGCTGGGGCACGCCTTGACGGCTCGCCGCTATGGCATCGAAACGCGCGACATCACCCTGCTTCCCATCGGGGGCGTGGCCCGTTTGGAGAAAATGCCCGAAGACCCGCGCCAGGAACTCGTAGTGGCCTTGGCCGGACCCGCCGTCAACGTGGTGCTGGCCGTCATCTTCATCGCCTCCGTGGTGGGATTGTGGGGCACGGGCCGGCTGCAGGACGTGGAGATGGTCACCGGTTCCTTCCTGACCCAGATGGCGGCCATCAACGTCATGCTGGCCGCCTTCAACATGCTTCCAGCCTTCCCCATGGACGGCGGGCGCGTCCTGCGGGCCCTGCTGGCCTTGCGCATGGACTATGTCAAGGCCACCCAGGTAGCGGCTTCCATCGGCCAGGGCATGGCGCTGCTCTTCGGCTTCCTGGGGCTTCTTTGGAATCCCTTCCTGATCTTCATCGCCCTCTTCGTCTGGCTGGGAGCCAGCGAGGAGTCGGGAATGGTACAGATCAAGTCCGCCATGTCGGGGCTGCCCATTTCCCACGCCATGATCACCGAGTTCCGCACTCTCGAGGCCAGCGACTCGCTGCGCCAGGGAGTCGATCATCTGCTGGCGGGATTCCAGCACGATTTTCCGGTGGTGGACCGCGACGGCGAACTGATCGGCGTGCTGACCCGCTCCGACCTCATCAGCGCCTTGCGCAACCAGGGCGAGGAAACTCGGGTCCACGACGTCATGCAAACCGATTTTCAGGTGGCCGAGCCCAACGAGATGATGGAAACCGTCTTCAACCGCCTGCGCCAATGCACTTGCCGCTCCCTGCCCATCCTCAAGGACGGACGCCTGGTCGGCATGGTGACCATGGACAACCTGGGCGAGTTCATGTCCATCCAAGGGGCCGCCAAGATCGTGGAAAGCGATTCCATGCCTTCAAGCTCATGA
- a CDS encoding ABC transporter ATP-binding protein, whose product MKGVQVQDLSRKFGDFVAVDGVSFRVEPGEIFGFLGSNGAGKTTTIRMLCGLLRPTSGEASVEGYDVYLQPERIKQSIGYMSQRFSLYDELTVSENLRFFGGVYGLRGQEGRRRRREIAQRLGLQERRRELTRRLPGGWKQRLALGCAILHDPPILFLDEPTSGVDPIARREFWKLIRALSQQGRTIFVTTHYMDEAEHCHRLALMHAGRIIALDSPRALKRRIDEKGRTGIEEVFVQLIEREVEERRKEEKP is encoded by the coding sequence ATGAAGGGAGTGCAGGTGCAGGATCTCAGCCGCAAGTTCGGCGATTTCGTGGCCGTCGACGGGGTCAGCTTCAGAGTCGAGCCGGGCGAGATCTTCGGCTTCCTGGGCTCCAACGGAGCCGGCAAGACCACCACCATCCGCATGCTCTGCGGACTCCTCAGACCGACTTCGGGAGAAGCCAGCGTAGAAGGCTATGACGTCTACCTCCAACCCGAACGGATCAAGCAGAGCATCGGATACATGTCGCAACGCTTTTCCCTCTACGACGAGTTGACCGTGTCCGAGAACCTGCGCTTTTTCGGGGGCGTTTACGGGCTGCGCGGCCAGGAGGGGCGGCGGCGGCGGCGAGAAATCGCCCAACGACTGGGCCTGCAAGAGCGGCGGCGGGAATTGACGCGCCGCCTGCCGGGAGGCTGGAAGCAGCGTCTGGCTTTGGGCTGCGCCATACTCCACGATCCCCCCATCCTCTTTTTGGACGAGCCCACTTCGGGGGTCGATCCCATCGCCCGCCGCGAGTTCTGGAAGCTCATCAGAGCCCTCTCTCAGCAGGGGCGGACCATCTTCGTCACCACCCACTACATGGACGAAGCCGAGCACTGTCATCGGCTGGCTCTCATGCACGCCGGACGCATCATCGCCCTCGACTCGCCCAGGGCCCTCAAACGCCGGATCGACGAGAAGGGCCGCACCGGCATCGAAGAGGTCTTCGTGCAGCTCATCGAACGCGAGGTGGAAGAGCGCCGCAAGGAGGAGAAGCCATGA